The DNA region GAAGCCACCTTTGAGTCGGCTGATGAGGCTTTGGTGCACTTGGCCGTAGGGCTTAAAAGCCCGGCGGTCATCTTGAATAAAGACTCGCTCGTTAAAATGAACGAGCTCATTAGAATTGCCGAGGATTTAGGTGAAAGAGCAAGGATAATAACATTTGAGGGGTGAAAGAAATGGAAGAGTATTTGGTTCCACTTGACCAATATTTGGCAGCTGGTATTCACATAGGAACTCAACAAAAGACGAAGGATATGAAGCGCTTTATATACAGGGTCAGACAAGATGGCCTCTACGTTTTGGATGTTAGGAAAACAGACGAGAGGTTAAGGGCTGCAGGAAAGTTCTTAGCTAAGTTCGACCCTGAAAGCATCTTAGCGGTAAGCGTTAGGCTCTACGGTCAAAAGCCCGTTAAAAAGTTTGGTGAAGTTACAGGTGCAAGGTCTATCCCAGGAAGATTCCTCCCAGGAACAATGACAAACCCACAAGTTAAGAACTTCATCGAGCCAGATGTTTTGATTGTTACAGATCCAAGAGCAGACCACCAAGCCGTTAAAGAGGCCAAGGAAATAGGCATCCCAATAGTTGCTCTTGTTGATACAGAGAACCTCTTGAGCTTCGTTGATTTGGCAATCCCAACAAACAACAAGGGTAGAAAGGCCTTAGCTTTAATCTACTGGATACTCGCTAGGGAAGTTCTCTTCAACAGAGGAGAAATCCAAAGCAGGGAAGACTTTAACGTCACAGTTGAGGATTTCGAGATGAGGATTATTAGGGGATGATCCCCGTTTTCTCTGTTTTCTCTGCTTCTTAGATTTTTGACTTTATCTTAAAGTCTATAAACTTCAAATGCTAATTTCTTTTGGTGATGACCATGAGGTATCCAGCCGTTGCGGGAAGTTTTTATCCAGTTGGTGAAGAGTTAAAAGAGATGCTTGAGAGCTTTTTTGGAGATTTGGGGGAGGTTGGAAGTGAGAGAAAAATAACTGCTGGGGTTTCACCTCACGCGGGCTATATCTTCTCCGGCTACACTGCCTCTAGAATTTTTAAAGCGATTTATGAAGACGGCCTTCCTGAGACGTTCGTGATAATTGGACCAAATCACACGGGTTTAGGTTCACCTATAGCAATTTACCCTAAAGGAAAATGGGCAACACCTTTAGGGGAAATTAATGTTGATAGTGAACTTGCCAAGACAATAGCAAAACACTCTCAGATGGCAGACCTAGATGAGACGGCACATACGTATGAACACTCAATTGAAGTCCAATTACCTTTCATTCAATACATAGCAGAAAAAGCAGGAAGTGAAGTAAAAATAGTGCCCATCACTTTAGGGCTTCAAGATGAGGAAATTGCAGAGGATTTGGGTAAAGCTATATTTGAAGCCTCTCAAGAGTTGGGAAGGGATGTCGTTGTCATAGCCAGTACGGACATGATGCACTACGGCCCTGTTTACGGATATGTGCCCTTTAGGGCGAGAGCGGATGATTTGCTCGGCAGGATAAAGGAGTGGGACTTCAGGATAATAAGACAAATCCTAAACTTGGATTACAAAGAAATGTTCAAAGAACTTAAGGAGATGGATCACACGATGTGCGGCCCTGGAGGAGTTGCAACTGCAATAGTTTACTCTCGCTTAGCTAAAGCTGTTGAAGCAGAGCTTTTATACTACACAACGAGCTTTGACGTGAGCAGAAGCACAGATGCAATAGTAGGTTATGCTTCGATTGTAATGAGGAGATAGCCAAAACATTTTAACTTCTCTCGGCTTTTAACTTTTGGAGGGAGCTAAAATGAAAGTCCTTGCATCTGCACCTGCTAAGATTATACTCTTTGGTGAACACAGCGTTGTTTACGGTAAGCCTGCTATTGCAGCGGCAATAGACTTGAGGACTTACGTTTGGGCATCATTTAATGAAAAAAGAGCTATTAAAATTGAGGCGAAGGATATTAAAGTTCCTGGCTTGACGGTCTCATTTTCCGAAAACGAGATTTACTTTGAGAGTGACTATGGAAAAGCCGCTGAGGTTTTGAGCTATGTTAAGCAGGCTATTGAAATCGTAAGAGATGAGGCAGACAAAAACGGTAAGGGCATAACCGTTTCGATAACTTCACAAATACCTGTTGGTGCTGGACTGGGCTCATCAGCGGCTGTGGCAGTTGCCACAATAGGTGCGGTTTCTAAGCTTTTTGGTTTGGAGCTTACACCTGAAGAAGTGGCAAAGCTCGGTCATAAGGTTGAACTCCTCGTCCAAGGCGCTTCTAGTGGAATCGATCCCACAGTTTCAGCTGTTGGGGGCTTTCTTTACTATCAAAAGGGCTCGTTTGAAGAGCTGCCTGTTGTTGAGCTCCCTATGGTTGTGGGCTATACCGGCACGAGCGGTTCAACAAAGGAGCTCGTAGCAAAGGTCAGGCGGAACCTCAACGACATGCCTGATGTGATGCAGCCCATAATTGACTCCATGGGGAAGGTTGTTGAGAGAGCGAAGGAGATTATTTTGGCCAACTATGACAGCAGAATCAAGTTTGAGCTGCTTGGCAAGCTAATGAACATCAACCACGGTCTCTTAGATGCAATAGGGGTCTCAACTAAAGGTTTAAGTGACCTCGTTTATGCTTCGAGGGAGGCGGGAGCAATTGGTGCCAAAATTACTGGCGCTGGTGGAGGAGGATGCATGTACGCCCTCGCACCTGGGAAGCAGAGTGAAGTTGCAACGGCCATAAGGATTGTCGGTGGAATGCCGATGATAACTAAGATAAGCCGCGAAGGAGTTAGGATTGAGGAGGTCGTCGAATGATAATTATCAAGCTCGGTGGGAGCGTAATAAGTGACAAGAAAACTCCCTATTCCTTCAACAAGGACATCGTTAAGGGAATAGCGAAAGAAATTGCCGGCTTTTATCCCGAGGAGGGCTTTATTCTTGTTCACGGCGGCGGCAGCTTTGGACATCCTAATGCAAAAGAATATCGCATTAGGGAAGGCCTTACTAAGGATGTGAAGCGCAAGAGGATAGGCTTCTCAAAGACCCACCAAGCGATGCTGAAGCTCAACGACTTGATAATCAATGTTTTCCTTGAAGAAGGACTGCCCGCTTACTCTGTCTCGTCTTCTTCGATATTCCTGATAGAAAAAGGTGATATAGTCTACGGAGAGCTTGAGATTTTGAGGAAGCTCCTTGAGAAGGACTTTATTCCAATTTTGTTCGGAGACACAGCAATAGCTCTCGACAAGGGGATAGACATCCTCTCTGGAGACCAGATAGTCAGCTATCTAGCGAAGATGCTCAAGTCGAGCAAAGTTATATTCCTTATGGATGTTGACGGAATCTACAACAAAAACCCAAAGGGAGAGGATGCTAAGCTTATAGAAGAGCTCAGCAGTGAAGAGATTGAGCATCTCCTCAAAAGCTCAGAATCCTCAGGAATTGATGTTACGGGTGGAATTGGAAACAAGCTCCGCGAAGCCCTCAAGATTTCTAGCTATTCGGAGGTTTACTTCATAAACGGGAAAGTTAGGGGTAACCTGACCAAAGCACTTAAAGGGGAAAAGGTTGGCACGAGGATTAAAGCTTAGGTTGTGGCCTTTCATTTTTTATCCCTATTTTATCAGACTTTTTTGGCAAACTGATTCTACAAGATAAGGAGATTCTGCCAAATGATAACTCTAGACGATAAATAATAAACTACTCCTGTGAATAGAAAACTTTAAATAGATTAACTCATAAGTTAACTAGTAGTGGTTGCTATGTATAAAAAAACACTCTTTGGATTTTTCTAATATTTTCCTTGGGCTAATAGCTGATTTAGCTGTGATAATCTTCCTTTCAGCTGTTATAGGTGCATTATTCTATGAAATAGCTACATATATCGGCGCGGCAAAACTCGGAAAGGCCCTCATCTTTTCAACTCTCGCTGTTGTTTCTGCACTAGTATTCAGCTCAGGAGCCTTTGAAATCTCCGAAAGCTTTCACATGAGCAAGCGTGTAAATTACGCTTTATTGGCCTCTCTCATAACAGGGGTTGCACTGCTCTTCTATTTTGACCAATACGCTTCAGCAAGCGTACTTTTGGGGGCTTTAATAGCTTTTCTTAACCAAAAGCAATGATGAACTCAACATCACTGCGCCATCCAAAAACCTATTAACCTCTTCTTCCCTTTTTTCTTTGGTGGTGCTTATGGATTATTTCGATAAGGAAGAGCTCACGGTTATTAGAAAGTTCGAGCACATAGAGCACTGCTTAAAGAAAGAGGTAGAAGCTCATGTGAGTGCTCAATTTGAGAATATACACTTTGTCCACATGTCATTGCCTGAGATAGACAAGGAGGAGATTGATCTAAGTGTAGAGTTCCTCGGAAGGAAGTTTGATTATCCGATAATGATTGCGGGAATGACAGGAGGAACTAAAGGTTCGCAGCTTGCGGGGAAGATAAACAAGACCTTAGCTAAAGCTGCCCAAGAGCTCAACATTCCAATGGGTGTTGGCAGTCAAAGGGCAATGATTAGAAAGCCTGAGACTTGGGAAAGCTACTACGTTAGAGATGTAGCTCCCGATGTCTTTCTCGTCGGCAACCTAGGCGCACCCCAGTTTTCCGAAACAATGCCCAATCGCTATGGTATTGAGGAAGCCATCAAAGCTGTCGAGACAATTCAAGCTGACGCTTTGGCCTTTCACATGAATCCTCTCCAAGAGAGTGTCCAACCAGAAGGAGATACCCAATACAGGGGCGTTTTGAATGCTTTGGCTGAGCTTAAGAGTGAGTTTCCCTATCCAATAATAGCTAAGGAAACGGGCGCAGGGGTTTCCAAAGAAGTTGCTGTAAAGCTTGAGAGCATTGGGATTGATGCTGTGGATGTAGGTGGCCTCGGTGGGACTTCATGGAGCGGTGTGGAGTATTATAGAGCTAAAGATGAGAGGAGCAAAAATCTAGCTTTGAAGTTCTGGGACTGGGGCATTCCAACAGCTCTCAGCGTTGCAGAAGTTAGGTATGCAACAGATTTGCCAATAATTTCAACGGGTGGCATTAGGGATGGCATTCAAATAGCCAAAGCCTTAGCCTTGGGAGCTAATTTGGCCGGTGTAGCTTTACCTCTCTTAAAGCCTGCGGCAAAGGGTGATGTTGAAGGCGTTATAAAGGTTCTTGAGCGCTACATAAACGAGCTCAGGAATGCCATGTTCCTCGTTGGTGCAAAGAATGTGGTCGAGCTTAGAAAAGTGCCCCTCGTGGTTACAGGCTTTGCGAGGGAGTGGCTTGAGCAGAGGATAGAGTTATGGGAGTTTTTGAGGGAGAGGAGAAGGATCCTTTGACTTTTCTTATATTTGATAATGCACACCTTTTTAAACCTCTCCTACAAGTATAGATTAACCCGATGAGGTTCCGCCTCATCACTTAAAGGGCCGAGGCCGACGAAAAGTCCGCCTCTCGATAAAATGAATGGAGGAAAGGAAATGATAACAATCTACACAATAGGCGGCTACGAAGAAGTGGGCAAAAACATGACCGCTGTGGAATACAACGGTGAAGTCGTTATAGTGGATATGGGAATAAGGCTCGATCGTGTTCTAATCCATGAGGATGTGAACTTTCAAAAGATGAGTTCGAGAGACCTTAGAAAGTTGGGTGCGATACCCGATGATAAGGCGATTAGGAATAAGAAAGTGGTGGCAATTGCCCTCTCGCATGGACACTTAGACCACATTGGAGCTGTTGCTAAATTAGCCCCCCACTATCCAGACGTTCCTATCTACGGGACGCCATATACGATAAAGCTCACTAAAAATGAGGTTAGGGGTGAGCAGTACTTTGAGGTAAAGAATCCTATGTACGAGACGAACTACGGCGAGATAGTCCAAGTTAGTGAGAACCTCGCAATAGAGTTTGTCCAAATTACTCACTCAATTCCACAGTCTTCTATAGTTGTAATACATACACCTGAAGGGGCTGTAGTTTATGCCTGCGACTACAAGTTTGATAACAACAATCCCATTGGCGAAAAGCCCGACTACAAGCGTCTGAGGGAGATTGGCAAAGAAGGAGTTAAAGTGTTTGTCCCTGAGTCTACGCGTGTTTCCGAACAGACGAAGACACCAAGCGAAGCCGCTGCAAAGCTTCTCTTGGAGGACTTCTTCCTTTATGAAGGAATGGAGGAGAAGGGACTAATTACAACGACATTTGCTTCCCACATCGCCCGTTTGCAAGAACTCATTGAGATTGCAAACAAGATGGGCAGACAAGCTGTTTTAGTTGGTAGGTCACTCTCAAAATACACGGGAATAGCGAAGCAGCTTGGCCTCATTAAAATGAAGGGAGCAAAGGCTGTTAGAAGTCCAAATGCTGTCAAAAACACGTTAAAGGAAGTTTCCCAAGCGAAGGAAAACTATCTGCTTATCGTCACGGGTCATCAAGGGGAGCCCGGCGCTGTTTTAACTAGAATGGCTAACGGAGAGCTCTACAACATAGGAAAGGAAGACACCGTTGTATTCTCCGCTGGAGTTATTCCAAATCCCCTCAACATAGCGCAGCGCTACGCTTTAGAGATAAAGCTTAGAATGAGAGGGGTTAGACTGGTCAAGGACTTACACGTATCAGGTCATGCATCAAGAGAAGACCACCGCTATTTAATTAAGCTCTTAAATCCCGAGAACATTGTCCCAGCTCATGGAGAGTTTAGAATGCTCACCCACTATGCCGAGCTTGCTGAAGAGGAAGGTTATTTAATTGGAAGGGATGTATTTGTATCAAGAAATGGATATAAGGTTGAGATTAAATGAGGTGGTATCATGAAGTTCGACCCACTCTTTAAAGCCATGAAGGAAAAGGCTAAGTTTGTTGATGAGGCCATATTTGAGCTTATCCCTGAAAAGGAGCCAAGGAAACTTTATGATGCGGCAAGGCATTACCCATTAGCAGGCGGAAAAAGGGTAAGGCCCTTTGTAGTCTTAAGCGCTGCAGAGGCAGTTGGTGGAGATTGGCAAAAAGCTCTTTACGGGGCAGTGGCCGTTGAATTGCTCCACAACTACTCCCTCGTGCACGATGATATAATGGACATGGACGAAAAGAGAAGGGGCAAACCAACTGTCCATAAGGTATGGGGCGTAAACATGGGCATATTAGCCGGAGACCTGCTTTTCTCAAAGGTCTTTGAAGCGATAGCGAAGATCCCTGTAGATGCTAAAAAAGTAGTTAGAATTCTCGACGTCATGGCCACAACTTCAAACGAACTTTGCGAAGGCCAAGCTATGGACATAGACTTTGAGACGAGAAACGACGTCACTGTAGAGGAGTACATGACGATGATAAGCGGCAAAACAGGAGCGTTGATAGACGGTTCAGCTACAATTGGGGCAATCATTGGAACGGACAACGAGGAGTATATACAAGCGCTCTCAAAGTACGGAAGAAACGTGGGAATAGCCTTCCAAATTTGGGATGACGTTCTCGACTTGATAGCTGATGAGGAAAAGCTTGGAAAGCCAGTTGGAAGCGACATAAGAAAGGGCAAGAGGACTATAATTGTGGCGCACTTCCTTGAGCATGCAAGCGAAGAGGATAAGGCAGAGTTCTTCAAGGTCTTTGGAAAATATGCGGGCGATGTAAAGGGCAACGCAGTCATTGAAGAAGATGTTAAGGCAGAAGTTGAGAAAGCTATAGAGCTCCTCAAAAAGTATGGAAGCATTGACTATGCTGCAAAGCTCGCCAAAGATTTAGCCAATGAAGCGAAGGAAGCTCTTAAAATCCTCCCAGAGAGTGAAGCAAGGAAGAACTTAGAGCTCTTGGCGGACTTCATAGTCGAGAGGGAGTATTAGGGTTTAACTAAAAGCCATCCCACGGGAGGATGTTCTGTTCCTCTCTTCCACTTTTCATGTGCTTTATCCCGGCGTTCTAGGAGTTCGACACGTTTTTTCTCATCCTTTATCTGTGCCACATACTCCCTTGGAATATATGCGAGGTAGTGCGGCAAAGCCGGCTCGAAGGTTCCACTTTTGATGATATGTCCCCCGGCTTTCTCCACCAACTCTTCCAGCTTTTCCAGCGGAAGATAATGCAGGTCATCCTTTTTCCCGAAAAGGGCTTCAAAGAAACTTTGCCTGCGCAAAGTTTCATCAAAGTTGACAACAAAAAAGAAGGATTTTAAGCAGATGCAACGTATTAATTATGGGATGCTAATGAACCGTAATTTTAATGAATCGTCTCAAGATATTATGAAGGGAGTGATGATCCCATTTTTAATGATAGTGACTGGTGTCGTGCTTCAAGTGCTTCTAAAAGCGGCTAACGTTAGTGATCCTTCTCAATTGCCGATTACAGGGCCAGCATTGGAGAAATTTGAAATGCTCTTTCCTAAATTATCGACAATTCAGGATATGGGGAATATTATTGGGGCTATAGGATTCTTCATCGGGATATTCGCCCTTACTACTGCAGGAGCTCTGTATTGGAAACAAAAACAAGAATAAAATCGGTGGAGAAGATAGATACTCAACAAATACAACAGAGAGCGTAACTAAGGCGGGGTCTTGCAAAGCCTTATCACATTCCTCCAGTCAAGAACTTCGGCATTTTCTGGAGCTCTTGGCAAGACCTCTTTGTCCGGAACTATAAGGAGCTTTATCTTGGCGTTAAGTTTTTCAAATTTCTCTTCCACATTCCTAATGTCCTTCTCTTTAACCTTCTCCTTCCACTTAACCTCGGCAACCAAGTGCAGCTTTTTATTTCTCAATAATGCAATATCTACTTCTAAATCGGGCATCTCAATCCTGACGGGTTGGAGGGAGTAATGTTTTGTCAGCAATCTTTCAAAGAACCTCTCAACGTAGCGCGGCATTTTCTCCCTAAAAACCCTTTCTACGGTTTCATCTGGAAGTTCGGTTTCAAAGAACCCATATTTGGCGTTCAGATAATATGCGAAATCCACCACAGGGGACAAATGTCTGTACTTGAATATCTTCTTCCTCTTTCCGAAGAGTGGAATTCTCTCAAGGATTCCCATGTTGACAAGTGTCTCAAGGTAAGGGGCAACTGCACTGTGGGTTTCCTTTTCTATGAGCCCCCTTGAATACAGCTCCTTAGCTATCTCTCCCGAACTTGACTTCCCATCTGCAACGGTCTCAAGTATTGCGGAGTATCTCATTGTTAACTCTCTCTCCTCTTCTGTGAATATCTCGCCAATTAAGCTGGGAACGTTCCCCTTCAAAGTTGATCCAAAGGTTGAAAAAACGCTTACGCCGAGACTTTCAATGGCTGGAGCTAACCAAGGTTCTTGAACAAGAACGGCGAGTTCTATCATGGCTTTTCCGCTATAGCCTAACTCATTAACAAAGTTAAGGGCATCCTTTGGATCAACCAAGCCCAGCTCTCTCAGATAGAAAAGTCCCAGCAAAGGGCTGTTGCTTCCTATAAACTTCTTGAAATAGTGCCTTGTTGAAGTTATGAGGGTGAGCTCACCCCTCCCCGACAATCCCTGAAGGATTGAGAAGAAGGGCTCGCCAAGTCTATGAAACTCGTCAATGACTATTCTTCCCTGACCCAGAAGGAGTGAGAATACCCGCATGAACTCCGAGAATGAAAGTATTTCACCGCGTTTTACTTCAAATATCTCCCTACCGCTCGTTACAATGAAATAATGAGAGTATTCTGCCTTCTCCCTGATGTAGAAGGTCTTTCCCGTTTTTCTTCTTCCATACACCAGCAACCATTTTGCATCCAGAACATCCCTAAGCTCGCGACGTTCAATAATTTTCATTATGCTAATCACCATTATGCTAATTTTAGTTAGTGTTATATAACTGTTGCGATAGGAAATACTACATATGTTGAAGTTAAAAGAATAAAGATAAGGACAGGACTACTCACTCAATAAACACCGCAGGCTTCATGGGCATAGCTTGTCTCTTCTTTCCTCCTTTGTCCTCATCTGGGTTGATGATGATCTCCAAGCCTATTTCACTCTCGATGAAGTCCTTTGCCTGCTTTAGGGCCTTCTCCTCGTCAATGCGTTTGAAGTCAAAGGCTCTGTCCTTAATCAGCTTCTGGATTAGCTTTGAGACCTCCTTACCGCGCTTGCGCATCTCTGGGTCTTTCATAATCTCACTCATCGAGGCTTTGAAGTCTCTCTTCTCCGCAACCACTTGGGCAACTTTCCACTTCCACTCCTCGGCGGTGTAGATGTACGCCCTCTTTGCATCTTCAAGCTTCGCCACCTTTATGATTTCTTTGATATCCTCTATCAGCGCTTTAATGTGGTTCTCCTCGAGCTCTATCGTTTCGTTCCACCACTCTTCTCTCGGCTCGGGCCACTTTGCTAAACTCACGAAGCCCTCTCCTCCAAGCTTCTCCCAAAGTTCCTCGGCTATGTGTGGTGTGAATGGTGCCATTAGTCTAACCCAAATTTCCGCTAGTTTTCTGAGTGTTGAGCGCTTTGCTTCATCGTCCCTTCCTTCGGTTCTCCTTAAATACCACTTCAGGTCATTTTGAATGTTGTAGAACGCCCACTGCACTGCAGTCCTTGTTCTAAACTCTTCAAGGGCCTTCGTGCTCTCTTGGATTGCTTTGTTTAGCCTGTGCAATAACCACTTGTCAATGTCCATCAGCTCAACATCTTTTTCTTCATATTGGGCGAACTCGCTTATGAGTTCGTAAAATCTCTCAAGCTGCTTCTTTAACTTTCCTACCTCTGCTCTCCTCCAATCAAAGTCGCTGTCGTGCTCCGCTAATCCCATTATGTAGAGCCTAACGACATCAGCGCCGTTCTCCTCGATGGCATCTATGAAGTTGAGCACGTTACCCTTGCTCTTGCTCATCTTGGTTCCTTCGAGGGTTCCAAATCCGTTCACCGCTATGCCCTTTGGCCAGTGCTCCTTCCTAAAGATGGCCACATGGTTGAATATGAAGAACGTCAGGTGGTTTGGAATCAGGTCTTTGGCGGAGCATCTCCAGTCGAGCGGATACCAGTACTCAAACTCCTCCTTCATCTCCCTTAGCACTTCCTTTGGAATGCCCGTCTTTTCGCTCAGCTCTCTCTCCTTTTCCTCGCTCCTCTCTTCGAGGAATATGTAGTCGAAGACCTCTGGAATTAGCTGCTCTTCCTTAATGCCGTGCTTGTTTATAGCTCTCGAGATTGTGTAGTAGGCCATGTAGATGGTTGAGTCGCTCAAGCTCTCAATTACCCACTCTTTATCCCATGGGAGAGGAGTTCCCAGTCCAACCTTTCTCGCACAGGCTTTCTTGTCGAGCCACTCAATAACGGCCTCGAATTGGTTCCTCCTTGACTCTGGATAAATCGTCATGTTTGCCAAAGCTTCCCTCGCTTTCTCCTTCCACTCTGGATTTCCATAATCAATGAACCACTGGTCGTGGAGTATCTTGATGACGGCTCTATTTCCAAACCTAGATATGACGTTCTTTTCGGCAAACTCGTGCATTACATCAGCTATGCCCTTCTCCTTCATGTCCTTGGCTATCAGCTCTTTAACCTCCCTGACAGGTTTGCCCTTATAGGGCTCAATCTTGAAGACTCCTTTGTGGAACTCCGCTTTGTAGATGTTCTTTGTAGCCTGCTCAAGTTTTTCTTCGTCCTTTTGGTCTTTAACACCAAGCTTTTCTACCTCTTCAACTGCTGGGAACTCGCCGTAGCCCTCGAGCTCTACCAGCGAGACATAAGCAATTTCCTCCAAAATCCTTGGGTCTATGTCATACTTGAGTAAAAGCTCGGTGTTCTTCTTCAAGTCCTCCAAAGCAACGTGGTCAAATGGGGCATGAGATGGAACGCTCATAACTACGCCCGTTGCATTATCGGGATCAACAAAAGCTGCTGGGAATATTATTACTTCATCGCCCGTCACTGGGTTCTTCACCCATTTTCCTATGAGCTTCTCCCCTTTGAACTCCTCGATGACCTCAATTTCCTTGTCTTGGAAGCTTAGCTTATAAGCGGCCTCTTTGCTTATTATCCACGTTTCTCCATCTACTTTGGCCTTAACGTACGTTGCTTCGGGGTTCAACCACATGTTGGTTACGCCGTAAACAGTTTCGGGTCTTAA from Palaeococcus pacificus DY20341 includes:
- the leuS gene encoding leucine--tRNA ligase, which gives rise to MVDWKAVEEKWQKKWSEEKVFEPQIDERPKFFITVAFPYLSGHLHVGHARTYTIPDVIARFKRMQGYNVLFPMGWHITGSPIVGIAERIKNRDPKTIWIYKDVYKVPEDILWTFEDPKNIVKYFMKTARETFEKAGFSVDWTREFHTTNLFPPFSKFIEWQFLTLKEKGLVVRGTHRVRWDPVVGTALGDHDIMEGEDVQILEYILIKFILEENGEEVYLPAATLRPETVYGVTNMWLNPEATYVKAKVDGETWIISKEAAYKLSFQDKEIEVIEEFKGEKLIGKWVKNPVTGDEVIIFPAAFVDPDNATGVVMSVPSHAPFDHVALEDLKKNTELLLKYDIDPRILEEIAYVSLVELEGYGEFPAVEEVEKLGVKDQKDEEKLEQATKNIYKAEFHKGVFKIEPYKGKPVREVKELIAKDMKEKGIADVMHEFAEKNVISRFGNRAVIKILHDQWFIDYGNPEWKEKAREALANMTIYPESRRNQFEAVIEWLDKKACARKVGLGTPLPWDKEWVIESLSDSTIYMAYYTISRAINKHGIKEEQLIPEVFDYIFLEERSEEKERELSEKTGIPKEVLREMKEEFEYWYPLDWRCSAKDLIPNHLTFFIFNHVAIFRKEHWPKGIAVNGFGTLEGTKMSKSKGNVLNFIDAIEENGADVVRLYIMGLAEHDSDFDWRRAEVGKLKKQLERFYELISEFAQYEEKDVELMDIDKWLLHRLNKAIQESTKALEEFRTRTAVQWAFYNIQNDLKWYLRRTEGRDDEAKRSTLRKLAEIWVRLMAPFTPHIAEELWEKLGGEGFVSLAKWPEPREEWWNETIELEENHIKALIEDIKEIIKVAKLEDAKRAYIYTAEEWKWKVAQVVAEKRDFKASMSEIMKDPEMRKRGKEVSKLIQKLIKDRAFDFKRIDEEKALKQAKDFIESEIGLEIIINPDEDKGGKKRQAMPMKPAVFIE